In one Bryobacteraceae bacterium genomic region, the following are encoded:
- a CDS encoding YciI family protein yields the protein MLLAALLPYCFGFLNAYPDRASIPDAEAQEIQKGHRAHMGRMAKAGHLLASGPLFTEGGPRGLLVYRCDSVAQAEEWTKIDPAVINKRLKIEMYRWQATGVWGEPYATKAKADPDYKYEMVQLPFTILMKTARGAAPQSVVDAQRTYMEHLMKTGKVRSFGEFEGSADKLGLVVFAAMSLEQARATAEAGPLARGGWATVVAHEWYVADETVPRE from the coding sequence ATGTTACTCGCAGCCCTTCTACCGTATTGTTTCGGATTTTTGAACGCCTACCCGGATCGGGCCAGCATCCCGGACGCCGAGGCGCAGGAGATTCAGAAAGGCCATCGCGCCCACATGGGACGCATGGCGAAGGCGGGACATCTGCTCGCCTCGGGTCCGCTTTTCACCGAGGGTGGTCCGCGGGGGCTTCTGGTGTACCGCTGCGACAGCGTGGCGCAGGCGGAGGAATGGACCAAAATAGACCCAGCGGTGATCAACAAGCGGCTGAAGATCGAGATGTACCGTTGGCAGGCCACCGGCGTGTGGGGCGAGCCCTACGCGACAAAAGCGAAGGCGGACCCGGACTACAAATACGAGATGGTCCAACTGCCCTTCACGATTTTGATGAAGACCGCGCGCGGCGCGGCGCCGCAATCGGTGGTGGACGCGCAGCGAACCTATATGGAGCACTTGATGAAGACGGGCAAGGTCCGGTCTTTCGGCGAGTTCGAGGGGTCGGCGGACAAGCTGGGCCTTGTGGTGTTTGCGGCAATGTCTCTGGAGCAGGCGCGGGCGACGGCCGAGGCGGGTCCCTTGGCGCGCGGCGGATGGGCGACGGTAGTGGCGCACGAGTGGTACGTCGCCGACGAGACGGTTCCGAGGGAGTGA
- a CDS encoding polysaccharide biosynthesis tyrosine autokinase has product MSKEIQNSLMAPPEYRLSPVFPPMMAGGGFPPPDGVEVEAAVPLSHYLWILKRHRWKMLAFVALVTGSAWLISERITPVYEATATVDIDRQSPQGVIGQEASRSALNDSDQFLATQISLIQSDSVLRPVAEKFGLLALEGVSTGPTGSGTRPEDAPVLLKKLKVSRPPNTYLLRISYRSTDAKLAADVANAVAQSYLEHTYNLRIRSSASLSTFMEKQLDELRAKMEQSSAALSRFEREMNVINPEEKTNILSARLLQLNTEYTNAQAERVRREAVRNSVRSGERQAVEASGQTDELRRLGERLSEAREKFVQVRSHYGLNHPEYRRSAAQVAEIERAIESMQSDIASRVEVEFEQATTRETMLRKAVGETKAEFDRINSRSFEYQSLKREADADKTLYEELVRKIREAGINAGFQNSAIRLADFARPAVLPVFPNTKLNVLIALMLASFLAVGGAIVSDLLDTTLRDPEQVSRALNAEVIGTLPSVKSWRGRLGTLALPALPAAPGSPARSKESSESAITGFEEAIRTLRNSILLSDVDRRLRSLLVTSASPSEGKSTTGAHLALTHAEQGKRTLLIDGDLRKPSVHKRFSISASRGLSNVLTEGCDWRELLVSPENLPELHILPAGPPSRRAPDLIARGMEELLEQAIPEYDLVVLDGPPLLGFAEPLQMATIVDGVVVVARAGATSKKAVGSVLSTLRRLRATVVGVVLNEVHKEMSDSYHYYGYYSGYYHEPEKA; this is encoded by the coding sequence ATGTCCAAGGAGATCCAGAACAGCCTGATGGCTCCACCCGAGTACCGCTTGTCACCGGTATTTCCACCGATGATGGCGGGCGGAGGGTTCCCCCCCCCGGACGGAGTGGAGGTGGAGGCGGCGGTGCCGCTGTCCCACTATCTGTGGATCCTGAAGCGCCACCGCTGGAAAATGCTGGCGTTCGTCGCATTGGTAACCGGGTCGGCGTGGCTGATTTCAGAGCGAATCACGCCGGTTTACGAGGCAACCGCTACGGTCGACATCGATCGCCAGTCGCCGCAGGGAGTCATCGGTCAGGAGGCGTCGAGAAGCGCACTGAACGACTCCGACCAGTTTCTGGCGACGCAGATTTCGCTGATCCAATCCGATTCGGTGCTTCGGCCGGTGGCGGAAAAATTCGGACTGCTCGCGCTCGAGGGCGTCTCTACGGGACCGACCGGCTCCGGCACCCGTCCCGAGGACGCGCCGGTGCTGCTCAAGAAGCTGAAAGTCAGCCGGCCGCCGAACACATATCTGCTGCGGATCAGCTACCGGTCCACCGACGCCAAGCTGGCGGCCGATGTCGCAAACGCGGTCGCTCAGTCCTACCTGGAACACACCTACAACCTGCGCATCCGGTCGTCGGCGAGTCTGTCGACTTTCATGGAGAAGCAGCTCGATGAACTGCGGGCGAAAATGGAGCAGTCCTCTGCCGCGCTGTCGCGGTTCGAACGGGAGATGAACGTCATCAACCCAGAGGAAAAAACCAACATTCTGTCGGCGCGGCTGCTGCAGTTGAACACCGAGTACACCAACGCTCAGGCGGAGCGCGTGCGGCGCGAAGCGGTGCGGAACTCGGTCCGGAGCGGCGAGCGCCAGGCGGTGGAGGCGTCCGGGCAGACCGACGAACTGCGCCGGCTCGGAGAGAGGCTCTCGGAAGCCCGCGAGAAGTTCGTTCAGGTGCGATCCCACTACGGCCTCAACCATCCCGAGTACCGGCGGTCGGCGGCGCAGGTTGCTGAAATCGAGCGGGCGATCGAGTCGATGCAATCCGATATCGCCAGCCGGGTGGAGGTCGAGTTCGAGCAGGCCACCACTCGGGAAACGATGTTGCGGAAAGCCGTCGGCGAAACCAAAGCCGAGTTTGACCGCATCAACTCGCGGTCCTTCGAGTACCAGTCGCTGAAGCGCGAAGCGGATGCCGACAAGACCCTGTACGAGGAGCTCGTGCGCAAGATCCGCGAAGCAGGCATCAACGCCGGGTTCCAGAACAGCGCCATCCGGCTGGCCGATTTTGCCCGCCCGGCGGTGCTTCCGGTCTTCCCGAACACGAAGCTGAATGTGCTGATCGCGCTGATGCTCGCGTCGTTCCTAGCGGTCGGCGGGGCAATCGTCAGTGACCTGCTCGACACCACTCTCCGCGATCCGGAACAGGTATCGCGCGCGCTCAATGCCGAAGTCATCGGCACTCTGCCATCGGTGAAAAGCTGGCGCGGCCGGCTCGGGACGCTCGCCTTGCCGGCGCTGCCGGCAGCCCCTGGGAGCCCGGCGCGGTCCAAGGAATCGTCGGAAAGCGCCATCACGGGCTTCGAGGAAGCGATCCGGACGCTACGCAACTCGATTCTGCTTTCCGATGTCGACCGAAGGTTGAGAAGTCTGCTCGTCACCAGCGCCTCGCCGAGCGAAGGCAAGTCGACCACGGGCGCTCACCTCGCGCTCACCCATGCCGAGCAAGGGAAACGGACGCTGTTGATCGACGGAGATCTGCGGAAGCCGTCGGTGCACAAACGGTTCAGCATCAGCGCGTCGCGCGGTTTGTCCAACGTGCTCACCGAGGGTTGCGATTGGCGTGAACTGCTCGTGTCGCCTGAGAATCTACCTGAACTGCACATCCTTCCTGCCGGCCCGCCGTCGCGTCGGGCCCCCGACCTGATCGCCCGCGGAATGGAGGAGTTGCTCGAGCAGGCAATCCCTGAGTACGACCTCGTGGTGCTCGATGGCCCGCCGCTCCTTGGGTTCGCCGAACCCCTGCAGATGGCCACGATCGTCGACGGCGTTGTCGTCGTCGCAAGGGCGGGCGCCACCAGCAAGAAAGCCGTTGGGAGTGTGCTTTCGACGCTCCGTCGCCTGCGCGCGACGGTCGTGGGAGTCGTACTCAACGAAGTTCACAAGGAAATGAGCGACAGCTACCACTACTACGGCTACTACAGCGGCTACTATCACGAGCCTGAGAAAGCCTGA
- a CDS encoding polysaccharide biosynthesis/export family protein, whose protein sequence is MIEQAFQGNRRRAPRMLAALAAAALAAYSQPVQQPTSLPVQKIGPHDLIALSVYGAPELSRSIRVGSDGKIRLPMIKQAVQAQGTFPDQLEVAIASAIESEQILVSPVVTVSILEYASRPISVVGAVKKPATFQAVGATTLLDALTKSEGLAETAGGEILVTRRQIGPDGEPISLVQRIPVKGLIDAADPELNVRLQGGEEIRVPEAGKIFVVGNVRKPGSFPLQDSSDTSVLKMLALSEGLMPFASKQAFIYRRDPATGAKNEIPIELRKIMDRKSPDVPLQPNDILYVPDNRGRRMGLSALERVLSFGAATASGILIWKM, encoded by the coding sequence ATGATCGAACAAGCGTTTCAGGGGAACCGGCGGCGAGCGCCGCGCATGTTGGCGGCGCTGGCGGCAGCGGCGCTGGCGGCGTACAGCCAGCCGGTTCAGCAGCCGACCAGCCTGCCGGTTCAGAAGATCGGGCCGCACGATCTGATCGCGCTTTCGGTATATGGGGCCCCGGAGCTGTCGCGGAGCATTCGCGTCGGCTCGGACGGTAAGATCCGGCTGCCGATGATCAAGCAGGCGGTTCAGGCGCAGGGAACGTTCCCGGACCAATTGGAGGTGGCGATCGCGTCGGCGATCGAGTCCGAACAGATCCTGGTGAGTCCGGTTGTGACGGTGAGCATCCTCGAATACGCCTCGCGCCCGATCAGCGTGGTTGGCGCGGTGAAGAAGCCCGCGACATTCCAGGCGGTGGGCGCAACGACGCTGCTCGACGCGCTGACGAAGTCCGAGGGTCTTGCCGAGACGGCCGGCGGGGAGATCCTGGTGACACGGCGGCAAATCGGGCCCGATGGAGAGCCGATCTCGCTGGTGCAGCGAATCCCCGTAAAGGGGCTGATTGACGCCGCCGACCCCGAACTGAACGTGCGGCTGCAAGGAGGGGAGGAGATCCGTGTGCCGGAGGCCGGCAAGATCTTCGTTGTCGGCAACGTCCGCAAGCCGGGGTCATTCCCATTGCAGGATTCCTCCGACACATCCGTACTCAAGATGCTGGCGCTCTCCGAAGGACTGATGCCTTTCGCATCGAAGCAGGCGTTCATCTACCGCCGCGACCCGGCAACCGGCGCGAAGAACGAGATCCCGATCGAGCTTCGCAAGATTATGGACCGTAAGTCGCCAGATGTTCCGCTGCAGCCGAACGACATCCTCTATGTCCCCGACAACCGGGGCCGGCGGATGGGCCTTTCGGCGCTGGAGCGAGTGCTGTCGTTCGGCGCCGCCACGGCAAGCGGAATCCTGATCTGGAAAATGTAG
- a CDS encoding glycosyltransferase, with translation MTILHIAASLDTGGAERQLYLLCRQTQGRVENRVTAIARGGRWAEPLRETGAAVEILGCGMRDPRAIARLAVAIRRSGADAVHCWLPSVNLVGALVAGGRPVIASIRNVDDWKPWYYRLAEDLVSPLWSAVVANSHAGAAEAVRQGIQPDKLRVVPNGIEPRTPLTRLRRSKTTICAVSRLVAQKRVDRIVGLARELPEAVFLVAGDGPQRADLAAAAGPNVTFLGEQEDPAWLFASADFFVQTSVREGTSNSLLEAMQAGCVPVVTAAGDNERIVAHGVSGWVGPVEGMADAITALGPRWEALSEAAQNAVRGYSVEAMAARTIEIYRKVIQHAPGNANPIPGLHQ, from the coding sequence ATGACGATCCTTCACATCGCCGCATCGCTCGACACCGGCGGAGCAGAGCGCCAACTGTATCTGCTCTGTCGCCAGACGCAGGGCCGCGTCGAGAATCGGGTGACGGCCATCGCGCGCGGCGGACGCTGGGCCGAGCCGCTACGGGAGACGGGAGCAGCGGTCGAGATCCTCGGTTGCGGTATGCGCGATCCCCGGGCCATTGCACGCCTCGCCGTGGCAATCCGGCGAAGCGGCGCCGATGCGGTTCACTGCTGGCTGCCCTCGGTCAATTTGGTGGGGGCGCTGGTCGCCGGCGGCCGGCCGGTGATTGCCTCCATCCGCAACGTCGACGATTGGAAGCCTTGGTACTACCGGCTGGCGGAAGACTTGGTTTCGCCGTTGTGGTCCGCCGTGGTTGCCAACTCTCACGCTGGCGCCGCCGAGGCGGTCCGGCAAGGCATCCAACCGGACAAACTGCGCGTGGTCCCGAACGGGATCGAGCCGCGGACTCCGCTCACGAGGCTCCGGAGATCGAAAACGACGATCTGCGCGGTATCGCGGCTGGTCGCGCAGAAGCGAGTCGACCGGATTGTCGGACTCGCGCGCGAACTTCCCGAGGCCGTGTTCCTGGTCGCCGGCGACGGCCCTCAGCGGGCCGATCTCGCTGCGGCCGCCGGTCCGAACGTGACGTTCCTTGGGGAGCAGGAGGATCCAGCGTGGCTGTTCGCCAGCGCTGACTTCTTCGTCCAGACGTCGGTCCGCGAGGGAACGTCAAATTCGCTGCTCGAGGCGATGCAGGCGGGATGTGTCCCGGTCGTAACCGCGGCCGGCGACAACGAGCGGATCGTCGCACACGGAGTCTCCGGTTGGGTCGGCCCCGTCGAAGGAATGGCGGACGCGATCACCGCGCTTGGGCCGCGATGGGAAGCACTCAGCGAGGCCGCGCAGAATGCGGTCCGCGGATACAGCGTCGAGGCCATGGCGGCGCGAACAATCGAAATCTACAGGAAGGTGATTCAACATGCACCCGGCAACGCGAATCCTATACCTGGACTACACCAATAG
- a CDS encoding glycosyltransferase family 4 protein, with protein MHPATRILYLDYTNSIGLGGGQRSLSILVHNLDRGRFEPMVAVPPGEKILELISPEVARFELPLSGGFRGMSRNEVRGWRALAAGISALPAAVAVRRLALAQKVKLIHANNLKMLLLAAAACPGLPRFWHVRDIFPFTPAVRGILALASRLSTRIISVSEAVREHLPASRRNRVLYNAVDLPEPAATEKRRDRGRQMTVGFVGRLDHWKGLPVLLEAFAQARRRHPGTKLLVVGDGPEADRISGDGVERLGFRSDLSAVWPRIDIAVVPSTEPDPFPRSVIEAMGWAKPVVGSAIGGIPEAIEDGRTGFLFEPGSAAAAGERLIALLDEPRRAMEMGQAGRERCRRLFSAGAQARRMESIYEEVLAE; from the coding sequence ATGCACCCGGCAACGCGAATCCTATACCTGGACTACACCAATAGCATCGGGCTCGGCGGCGGCCAACGCAGCCTCTCGATCCTCGTGCACAACCTCGATCGAGGTCGTTTCGAGCCGATGGTCGCAGTGCCGCCCGGCGAGAAGATCCTGGAGTTGATCTCACCCGAGGTAGCCCGCTTCGAGCTGCCCCTTTCGGGAGGGTTTCGGGGAATGTCGAGGAACGAGGTCCGCGGCTGGCGGGCGCTCGCGGCAGGTATCTCAGCGCTTCCGGCGGCCGTCGCGGTCCGTCGCCTGGCCTTGGCCCAGAAGGTGAAGCTGATCCACGCCAACAACCTCAAAATGCTCTTGCTGGCGGCGGCGGCGTGCCCCGGACTTCCGCGCTTCTGGCACGTGCGCGATATCTTTCCCTTCACGCCGGCGGTGCGCGGCATCCTGGCGCTCGCTTCACGGCTGTCGACGAGAATCATCAGCGTTTCCGAGGCAGTCCGCGAGCACCTGCCGGCCAGCAGGCGAAACCGAGTCCTCTACAACGCGGTTGACCTGCCGGAACCAGCCGCCACCGAGAAGCGCAGGGACCGCGGCCGACAGATGACGGTTGGATTCGTCGGCCGGCTCGATCACTGGAAGGGGCTGCCGGTTCTGCTCGAAGCTTTCGCGCAAGCACGGCGCCGACACCCGGGAACGAAGCTGCTCGTCGTGGGCGACGGTCCGGAAGCGGACCGGATCTCCGGCGACGGTGTGGAGCGCCTCGGGTTTCGCAGCGACTTGAGCGCCGTGTGGCCGAGGATCGACATTGCCGTCGTCCCATCGACCGAACCGGATCCATTCCCGCGTTCAGTGATCGAAGCCATGGGATGGGCAAAGCCGGTGGTCGGTTCGGCAATCGGCGGGATCCCGGAGGCGATCGAGGACGGCCGCACCGGGTTTCTCTTCGAACCAGGAAGCGCCGCCGCGGCGGGAGAGCGGCTGATCGCTCTTCTCGACGAACCGCGACGCGCCATGGAAATGGGGCAGGCGGGCCGGGAACGATGTCGCCGGCTGTTTTCGGCAGGCGCTCAGGCGCGGCGAATGGAGAGCATCTACGAGGAGGTCCTTGCTGAATGA
- a CDS encoding DUF4440 domain-containing protein — protein sequence MRLKILFLVSLAFGLGYGVGARRDDRVDLLEVDRAFDRATAERAAGGWVSFFAADGKMVRGNGEIVSGHTAIGKSMSALFSAKDTSLRWSPEFAEASKSGDLGYTVGSSRFRRRGTEGKLVESAGRYVTIWRKTGGRWKVALDIGASGPERPVE from the coding sequence ATGCGGCTCAAGATATTGTTCCTGGTTTCCCTTGCGTTCGGACTCGGCTATGGGGTGGGCGCGCGGCGCGACGATCGCGTTGACTTGCTGGAAGTGGACCGCGCGTTCGACCGCGCCACAGCCGAGCGCGCCGCCGGCGGCTGGGTATCTTTTTTTGCCGCCGACGGTAAGATGGTCCGCGGCAACGGCGAGATCGTCAGCGGCCACACGGCCATCGGAAAGTCAATGAGTGCGTTGTTTTCCGCGAAAGACACGAGCCTGCGCTGGTCGCCGGAGTTCGCCGAGGCGTCGAAGTCCGGCGACCTCGGGTACACGGTGGGGTCGTCGCGATTTCGCCGGCGAGGAACGGAGGGGAAGCTGGTGGAGTCGGCCGGGCGCTACGTCACCATCTGGCGGAAAACCGGTGGCAGGTGGAAGGTGGCGCTCGATATCGGCGCGAGCGGGCCAGAGCGGCCGGTGGAATAA
- a CDS encoding DinB family protein → MRRRQFAGALAAAPAALSAADSEWPDAFAKSWRDSFAEHWRDTREYTLAVLDAMPEDGFGSRPDPAQRTFAEQLTHLGAANVAYFRVFGIGEAPAASKTTGKAEVRAYLASCFDFVAGVVDKLDQKQMLRADLKFSQRLPAHSATDLCMRAYMHTAHHRGQLVVYLRVKGIVPPSWKFEPTAG, encoded by the coding sequence ATGAGACGCCGACAATTCGCGGGTGCGCTGGCCGCGGCTCCCGCAGCGCTTTCAGCGGCTGATTCGGAATGGCCCGACGCCTTCGCCAAGTCGTGGCGTGACTCCTTCGCAGAGCACTGGCGCGACACGCGGGAGTACACACTCGCCGTTCTCGACGCGATGCCGGAGGACGGGTTCGGGTCCAGGCCCGATCCGGCGCAGCGGACGTTCGCCGAGCAGCTCACTCACCTTGGAGCCGCCAACGTGGCATACTTTCGCGTGTTTGGGATCGGCGAGGCGCCGGCCGCGTCGAAGACTACAGGCAAGGCGGAGGTACGCGCCTATTTGGCGTCGTGCTTCGACTTCGTCGCAGGAGTGGTCGACAAGCTCGACCAGAAACAGATGCTGCGCGCGGATCTGAAGTTCTCGCAGCGGCTGCCGGCGCACTCGGCCACCGACCTTTGCATGCGCGCCTACATGCACACGGCGCATCACAGAGGGCAACTGGTCGTCTACCTGCGCGTGAAGGGAATCGTACCTCCGTCGTGGAAGTTCGAGCCGACGGCGGGATAA
- a CDS encoding BON domain-containing protein translates to MNKLLSLVLAAAPIVCAQAPSDRGRERIERDVRKEILTLPFYGPYDWITFRVEGYHVTLSGMVSRPTLKASAEQVTAKIEGVEGVTNEIEVLPLSPNDDRIRVATANAIFRHPAMTRYAIRGPNSPIHILVRNGEVMLEGVVATESEKTIAGLQANGVSGVFKVTNNLAVERPSVRKTKPKATK, encoded by the coding sequence ATGAACAAACTCCTGTCGCTCGTACTCGCCGCCGCGCCCATCGTCTGCGCGCAAGCTCCGTCGGATCGTGGGCGGGAGCGCATCGAACGGGATGTCCGCAAGGAGATCCTGACGCTCCCCTTCTACGGCCCCTACGATTGGATCACGTTCCGCGTTGAAGGTTACCATGTCACTTTGTCCGGCATGGTCTCCCGGCCCACCCTCAAGGCCAGCGCCGAGCAGGTAACCGCGAAGATCGAAGGTGTGGAGGGGGTCACCAACGAAATCGAAGTGCTCCCCCTATCCCCGAACGACGACCGCATCCGCGTCGCCACTGCGAATGCGATCTTCCGCCATCCCGCCATGACGCGCTACGCCATTCGCGGTCCGAACTCGCCCATCCACATCCTTGTGCGCAACGGCGAAGTGATGCTCGAAGGCGTCGTCGCCACTGAGTCTGAGAAGACCATCGCCGGCCTCCAGGCAAACGGCGTATCCGGAGTTTTCAAGGTGACCAACAACCTGGCCGTCGAACGTCCGTCGGTAAGGAAAACCAAGCCGAAGGCTACAAAGTAA